Within Kutzneria chonburiensis, the genomic segment GGCCCCTGGCACAGCTGGAGCCGCGGCTCCTCGTACATGATCGCGTGCAGGGTGGCGGCGGTGGTGTCGCGGTGGAACGGCCCGCGGCCCTCGACGGCGTGGAACAGCGTCGCGCCGAGCGCCCACAGGTCGGAGGCGGGGCCGGGGAAGCCGCCGTTGAACAGCTCGGGCGCCATGTAGCCGGGCGAGCCGAGCACGCCGTTGGACGTGTGGCCGGGGTCGTCCATGGCGCGGGCGATGCCGAAGTCGGCCAGCTTGACCCGGTCGCCGGGCAGCAGCATCACGTTGCTGGGCTTGACGTCCCGGTGCACGACACCGGCGGCGTGCGCCACCTCGAGGGCCGTCAGCAGGGCAAGGCCGATGTTGGCGACGCGGTCGGGGGCCAGCGGGCCCTGGGCGGCCATGATGTCGGCGAGGGTGGGGGCCTCGACCAGCTCCATCACGACGAAGGTGGAGCCGCGGTCGGTCAGCACGTCGTAGACGGTGACGACGCCGGGGTCGTTGAGGCGGCCGGCGGTGCGGGCCTCGCGCAGCACGCGGTCCATGCCGCCGGGCGGCACCTGGATCTCCTTGAGCGCGACCTGCCGGCCGATGACGCGGTCGTCGGCGCGCCACACCACGCCCATGCCGCCCCGGCCCAGCTCGCCGACGATCACATAGCGGTCGGCCACCACCCGGTTCACGCTGTCGAACCCCTCCACGAGACCTTCACATCTTCCGCCATCGCTCTCCACGGCCCGCGTCTAGGGTCGGTCACATGGCGGAGCAACAGCGGCGAGTGCTCGTTGTGGACGACGAGCCGACGATCGCGGAGTCGGTCGCGGCGCGGCTGCGGGCCGAAGGGTTCGAGGTGGAGACGGCGGCCGACGGGCCGTCAGCGGTGGCGGCGGCGTCGGCCCGGCGGCCGGACCTGGTGGTGCTGGACGTGATGCTGCCCGGTTTCGACGGCCTCGAGGTGTGCCGGCGCATCCAGGCCGAGCGGCCGGTCCCGGTGCTGATGCTGACCGCCCGCGACGAAGAGACGGATCTGCTGGTCGGGCTGGCCGTCGGGGCCGACGACTACCTGACGAAGCCGTTCTCGATCCGTGAGCTGGCGGCCCGCGTCCACGCCCTGCTGCGCCGGGCCGGACGGGCCGAGCAGCGGGACGGCCACCGCATCGTGCTGGCCGACCTGGAGATCGACGTGGTCGAGCGGCGGGTGCACCGGTCGGGAGAGGAGGTGCACCTGACGCCGACGGAGTTCCAGCTGCTGGTGCACCTCGCGGGCCGGCCGCGGGCGGTGCTGCCGCGGGAACGGCTGCTGGCCGAGGTGTGGGGCTGGGGCGAAGCGGCCAGCACCCGCACTGTGGACAGTCACGTCAAGGCATTGCGACGAAAGCTCGGCGCCGACCTGATCAGGACCGTGCACGGCGTCGGCTACGCGCTGGAGGTGCCGCGGTGAAGCTCCCAGACCGGGTGCTAGCACTGCTAGAACTCTTGCCCAGACCGCTGGACCCGGTCCGTTCCATCAAGCTCAAGCTGGGGATCCTGCTGGTCGCCTCGGGCGCGACGGCGCTGGCGTTCTTCCGCTGGCAGATCGGCTGGCTGCCGCCGGCGACCTCGATCATGGCCATCGTGCTGGCCCTGTGCACGTCGCAGGTGCTGGCCCACGGCATGACCCGGCCGCTGCGGGAGATGACCGCCTCGGCCAAGTCCATCGCCCGCGGCAACTACCTGGTCCGGGTGCGGGCCACCGCCCGCGACGAGGTCGGCGAGCTGGCCACGGCGTTCAACCAGATGGCCGCCGACCTGGGCGCGGCCGACCAGCAGCGCCGGGACCTGATCGCCAACGTGTCGCACGAGCTGCGGACGCCCATCACCGCCCTGCAGGCCGTGCTGGAGAACGTCGTGGACGGCGTGACCCCGGCCGACCCGGCCACCATGAGCACCGCCCTGGCCCAGACCCAACGCCTCGGCCGGCTGGTCGAGGAGCTGCTCGACCTGTCACGGCTGGACGCCGGCGTGCTGACCCTGGCCCGGGAGCAGCTGGCGCTGGCCCCGCTGCTGGCCGACATGGTCGCCGAGGCCGAGGTCGCCGACCGCGGCACCCGGTTCGACGTGAAGGTCTCCCCCGCCGACGCCACGGTGTACGCCGACCGCGGGCGTCTGCACCAGGTCGTGGCCAACCTGCTGGACAACGCCTCCCGGCACGGTCCCCGTGGCGGTCTGGTGCGGGTGCGGGCGGCCGCGCACGCCGACCACACCGTCATCGAGGTGCTGGACGAGGGCCCGGGCATCGCCGCCGCCGACCGGGACCGCGTGTTCGAGCGCTTCACCCGCGGCGAGCGGTCCGGCGACGGCGGCACCGGCCTCGGACTGGCCATCGCGCGCTGGGTCGTCGACCTGCACGGCGGCACCATCGCCGTGGTCGACCCCGGCCACGCCGGCTGCCGCATCAAGGTCACCCTGCCCGCCCTGTAACCCCTCACTTCTCGTACCGTCCGCCCGCTCGGGTGCGACGGCGATACCACCTGCCCTGGAGTTGCTCGATGAGCTATGCGCCGATGAACGCCGTCCACACGAAGGTCGCCACGGCCCCGACCAACCCCACGCCGAAACCGTGGCCGGTGCTGATGGCCGGCGTGGTCACCGCCGCACTCGTGCCGCTGGACAGACCGGGCGTTGGCTGGCTGATCGCCGCCCTGCTGCTGGTGGTCGTGGTCTGCACGCAGATCAAGCGCCCCAAGCTGATCAGCGTCGGATGGGCGGCGGTGACCGTGCTGCTGGTCGGCGTGGGCACGCTGCGGGCGGCGGAGTGGCTGTTCGTGCTGTGCCTGTTGACGGCCGTGGTGACGGCGTCGCTGGCGGTCAGCGGCGGCCGCACGACGACGGCCCTGCTGTTCGGCTCGGTGATGGCCTTTCCCTCTCTGGGCAGGGGATTCGGCAAGATCCGCGGCGGCGGGCGGATGACGGTGTCGGTCGGCGTCGGTGTGGGCATGGTGGCGATCTTCGGTGCGCTGTTCGCCACGGCCGATCGGGACTTCGCCACATTGCTCAGCGAAAGTACGCCCACAGTGGACAGTGGATCGGTTGCCCGGACGCTGTTCCTGTTCGTCGTGGGCGGTTTGATCGCGGCCGGGGCGCTGCGGCCGATCGTGCGGAAGCGGCCGTACCGACCGAGTCAGACGGTGGTTCGCCGGTTGGAGTGGGGCGTGCCGGTCGGCATGCTGGTGGTGCTGTTCGCGACCTTTGTCGCCGTGCAGATGGTGTCGTGGTTCGGTGGCAGCGCGTACGTGCAGCGGACGGCCGACCTGACGTACTCCCAGTTCGCCCGCACGGCCTTCTGGCAGCTGACCGCCGTCACGGTGTTGACGTTGGCCGTCATCGGCGTCACGGCACGCATAGCGCCACGGGAGTCGGTCGCGGATCGCTTGTGGCTCAGGGGGATTCTCGGCGCGCTGTCGGTGCTCACGCTGATCGTCGTCGCTTCGGCGCTCAGCCGGATGTGGGCGTATCAGGAGGCGTACGGCTTCACCGTGTTGCGGCTCATGGTGGAAGCGTGCGAGATCTGGCTCGGTCTGGTGTACGTGATGATCATCGCGGCTGGGGTGAAGCTGAACGGTCGCTGGCTGCCCAAGGCGATGCTCAGCACCGCGGTCGGGTCGCTGCTGGTGCTCGCGGCGGTGGATCCGGAGTATCTCGTTGCCCGGCAGGACGTCCAGCGCTGGCAGCAGACCCAGCAGCTGGACACCCTCTACCTGTCCGGGCTGTCGGTTGACATCCTACCGGCGCTGGAAGGCTTGCCGGACAACGTGAAGTCGTGCGCCATGCCGTGGCGGACGCTGCCGCTGGACGACTTCCGCGAGTGGAACATCTCCCGCGCCGCGGCCCGGGATGCCCTTCGCCCGAACGCCTGCCGGTGACTCAGTAGGCGAACCGCACGAAGAGAATGCCGCCGAGCACGAAGAACACCAGCACGATCAACGTGGACGAGTAGTCGCCGTTGGAGCTCGTCACAGCCTGGTCCACGACGCCGGTGAGCTGCACGCCGCAGCTGGCGGTGACGGTGTGCCGGCCGGGCTCGATCTTGGTGAACTCCACGGGCGCGGTGAAGGCGCCGGCGCTGTCGGCCGTGGTCGCGCCGACCTGCTCGCCGCCCGAGGTGAGCACGACGGAATGGCCAGGCTCGCAACCGGTTCCGGACGCGGAGAGCGTGTCGCCGGGCTGGATGCTGGTGTGGTCCAGGGTCAGGCCGCCGTCGGTCTTCGGCTCGTCGGTCACCGACGGAACCGGTGTCGGAGCGTCGGTTGTCGTGGTGGCAACGGAAGTCGTGGTGGTCGTGTTCGGGGTGGTGCCGACGGTCGGCGGCGTTGTCGTTGTCACGCGGGGCGTTGTTGTCGTGACAACCGGTGGCGTCGTGGTGGTCGTCGGCACCGGTGTGGTGACTGTGGTTGTTGTCACCGTAACGGTGAAGCGGCTGCCGCCCTTTTGATCGCCGCACGTGGCCCCGATCGCGTACGTACCGGGCTTGGCGTCGGCCGGCGCGGTCGCCGCCACACTGCCCTGGGTGCCCGGCGACCCGGTGGCCAAAGCCGCCCCCGCCCAGGTGAAAGTGATGACGCGGCACTGGGTGAAGCCGCTCCAGTGGATGGTGAACTGGCTGCCGGCCGGTCCGCTCGTCGGCGACACGGTCACCTGCGGTGGGGCCACCTGGGCGAAGGCGGTCGCCGGCGCGAGCACGCCCACGCAGAGCGCCAGGAACGTCACTGTGCGAACAAGTAACCCCATCGTCCCCATCCACTGTGGTTCGTTCGGCCCATGGCGAGCCGACCGGCGGTAGCATCTCCCGCCAGTCAAGCCCGGCTCAACTGGGAGTTCTCGATGAGACGTCGCACCGGTGTCGTGGTTGCCTTGGCAGCCGGCATGTTGCTCGCCGGCACGACCCCCGCGCAGGCGTCGGATGATCCGCCGACGTTGGCCGTGTCCATGGACGGCCAGGACATCACCGGCCACACCATGGTGATCACGCCGCAGCGGCCGGTGCAGCTGTCGGTCACCGTCACCAACAACGGCGGCACGGCGGTCCACATCCGCAGCATTCGCCTGTCCGGCACGGCTTTGGCGCTGACGTTCTTCGCCTACGACACCACGCTGCCGTTCGACGTTGCCGCGCACGGGCGGGCCACCCGCACCTTCGGCCTCGACCTCGCCGACCTCGACGGGCAGGCGATCGGCCTGTTACCGGCGGCCGTGCAGCTGTTCGATTCGGACCGTGCCGAGCTCGTCGCGGTGGACACCACCAGCGACGTACGCGGCTCGATCCTGTCCGTGTATGGGGTTTTCGGCATCGCGGTGCTGCTTTTGACCATCGCCGCCTGGGCGGCGTGCCTGCTCGCCCTGGCCCGGCACCGACTTCCGGCCAACCGGCTGCGCCGCGCGCTGCGCTTCATGCCGGCCGGCTTCGGCACCGGACTTGTCGCCGTGGTGACGCTGTCGGTACTGCGCGTGATCCCGCCGGAGCCCAGCGTCGAGATCCCGATCGTCGTCGGCACCACACTGATCGGGATGGTGCTCGGCTACCTGACACCGCATCCGATGCTGATGGACGTGCCGGTCGATTCCGAGACCATCGCGCTGACGAGCGAGGTGACCGGGTGACCGCCCCCGCCAACGTGGTCAATGCCCTGCCGCAGTACGAGCTCGGTGCGATGATCGGGGCCGGCGGCATGGGTGTGGTGTACGCCGGCGTGCACCGGTCGCTCGGCCGGCACGTGGCGATCAAGCAGCTGCCGGCCGACATGGTGCACAAGCCGGGCATGGGCAGCCGGTTCGACCGTGAGGCGAAAGTACTGGCCAGCCTGGACCATCCGCACATCGTGCCGGTCTACGACTACGTGCGTACCGCGCGGGACAGCCTGCTGGTGATGGAAAAGCTCGACGGCGGCACGGTTTTCGACCGGTCCCAGGGCCGCGGCATCACGCCGGACGCCGCCTGCGCGATCATCCTGGCCACGCTGGCCGGGCTGCACGCCGCCCACTCGGCCGGGGTGCTACACCTCGACGTGAAGCCGAAGAACCTGTTGTTCACCCGGCAGGGCGTGTTGAAGGTGGCCGACTTCGGCATCGCGCAGGTGATCAGCGAGGGCACGACGCTCGTCACCCACGGCGGCGAAGTCCTTGGCACGCCGGCCTACATCTCGCCCGAGCAGGCCTCCGGCAATCCACTGACGCCGGCCGCCGACGTCTACTCCGCCGGCACCGTGCTGTACGAGATGTTGTCCGGCACGCTGCCCTTCGCCGACGACCGCGGCGCGCTGAGCATGATGCGGCAGCACATCTTCGGCGATCCCCGGCCGATCACCGGTGTGCCGGCGCCGCTGGCCGAGGTCGTGATGCGGTCCGTGGCCAGGGAAACCCACCAGCGCTACCGCGACGCCGAGGGTTTCGCCGCCGACCTCGCCGCCGCCGCCGACACCACCTTCGGGCCGGGATGGCTGCAACAGTCCCGAATTCCCGTACACCTGTCGCCCCGTGTGACCAGCGGCGGCTCGCAGCCCCGGCCTCGGCCGACGCTGCACGCCACGCAGGTCGAGGAGGGCACCCGGTCCGACTGGTTCACCGGCGAGCAGCCGAAAAGCGCGTGGCCGGAGGAAAACCGGACCGTACGGGAACACACCGCGCGGCTCGACGAGGAACCCGACACCCGCCGGCAGGCCGGTACGCTGCCGGTCAATGGCGCCTACCCCGGCCAGGCCGGGGCGCAGCCGACCGACCGGAGCCAATCCGGGCGGCTCGATGCCGCGCCGGCCGATCGCCGGCCGCGCGAAGCCACCCGCCGCTCGGCCCTGGTGCCGACGCTGGTCGCGGTGCTGGCCTTTGTGGCCCTTGTCGTCACGGCTTTCATCGCCCCCACGCCGGGTGCGCGCACAGCGGTCACGCAACTGGCGGTCATGGG encodes:
- a CDS encoding response regulator transcription factor, coding for MAEQQRRVLVVDDEPTIAESVAARLRAEGFEVETAADGPSAVAAASARRPDLVVLDVMLPGFDGLEVCRRIQAERPVPVLMLTARDEETDLLVGLAVGADDYLTKPFSIRELAARVHALLRRAGRAEQRDGHRIVLADLEIDVVERRVHRSGEEVHLTPTEFQLLVHLAGRPRAVLPRERLLAEVWGWGEAASTRTVDSHVKALRRKLGADLIRTVHGVGYALEVPR
- a CDS encoding HAMP domain-containing sensor histidine kinase yields the protein MKLPDRVLALLELLPRPLDPVRSIKLKLGILLVASGATALAFFRWQIGWLPPATSIMAIVLALCTSQVLAHGMTRPLREMTASAKSIARGNYLVRVRATARDEVGELATAFNQMAADLGAADQQRRDLIANVSHELRTPITALQAVLENVVDGVTPADPATMSTALAQTQRLGRLVEELLDLSRLDAGVLTLAREQLALAPLLADMVAEAEVADRGTRFDVKVSPADATVYADRGRLHQVVANLLDNASRHGPRGGLVRVRAAAHADHTVIEVLDEGPGIAAADRDRVFERFTRGERSGDGGTGLGLAIARWVVDLHGGTIAVVDPGHAGCRIKVTLPAL
- a CDS encoding DUF4153 domain-containing protein — protein: MSYAPMNAVHTKVATAPTNPTPKPWPVLMAGVVTAALVPLDRPGVGWLIAALLLVVVVCTQIKRPKLISVGWAAVTVLLVGVGTLRAAEWLFVLCLLTAVVTASLAVSGGRTTTALLFGSVMAFPSLGRGFGKIRGGGRMTVSVGVGVGMVAIFGALFATADRDFATLLSESTPTVDSGSVARTLFLFVVGGLIAAGALRPIVRKRPYRPSQTVVRRLEWGVPVGMLVVLFATFVAVQMVSWFGGSAYVQRTADLTYSQFARTAFWQLTAVTVLTLAVIGVTARIAPRESVADRLWLRGILGALSVLTLIVVASALSRMWAYQEAYGFTVLRLMVEACEIWLGLVYVMIIAAGVKLNGRWLPKAMLSTAVGSLLVLAAVDPEYLVARQDVQRWQQTQQLDTLYLSGLSVDILPALEGLPDNVKSCAMPWRTLPLDDFREWNISRAAARDALRPNACR
- a CDS encoding serine/threonine-protein kinase encodes the protein MTAPANVVNALPQYELGAMIGAGGMGVVYAGVHRSLGRHVAIKQLPADMVHKPGMGSRFDREAKVLASLDHPHIVPVYDYVRTARDSLLVMEKLDGGTVFDRSQGRGITPDAACAIILATLAGLHAAHSAGVLHLDVKPKNLLFTRQGVLKVADFGIAQVISEGTTLVTHGGEVLGTPAYISPEQASGNPLTPAADVYSAGTVLYEMLSGTLPFADDRGALSMMRQHIFGDPRPITGVPAPLAEVVMRSVARETHQRYRDAEGFAADLAAAADTTFGPGWLQQSRIPVHLSPRVTSGGSQPRPRPTLHATQVEEGTRSDWFTGEQPKSAWPEENRTVREHTARLDEEPDTRRQAGTLPVNGAYPGQAGAQPTDRSQSGRLDAAPADRRPREATRRSALVPTLVAVLAFVALVVTAFIAPTPGARTAVTQLAVMGSPPGQPANIDLSLPVPITGGEATMSLWLAGFQVASASGKDSVAFPALTRWLVGGAVTGRLQSATGTQEFPAIPQQFPLASAMGAGSLLACLFALAYLESTLRTVRRGRTGAGKYVAAVPLGALFGLGGWLLVAVLAAHEPALPFGIGCAVAGALTAVATVWATAVRAPSRA